The following is a genomic window from Impatiens glandulifera unplaced genomic scaffold, dImpGla2.1, whole genome shotgun sequence.
ggccatacccaataaagatacattgtctcgtcttgctatcaagcttagctctctcatctcgaggaacatgaacaaacactttacaaccaaaaactctcaagtgatcataagagacgtctttacctctccaaactctttctggaacgTCGCCATCTAAAGCACTTGAGGGTGAAAGATTTATCAGATCAACCGCtgtcttcattgcctctccccaaaaggattttggcaacttagcatgagacaacatacacaaaattctctcattgatagacctgttcatcctctatgcaactccattctgttgaggtgtttttggcacagtcttcaTAAGTttgatcccatgacttttacagtattccacaaatggtcctctgtattcgccaccattgtccgaacgaacacatttcaacttcttcccagtttctctctccacttcagcatgaaacaacttgaagtaatccaatgcttgatccttagtcttcaagcaatatgcccacaccttccttgagcaatcatcgataaaagtgatgtaataatgagcaccacctaaagtcaaggaatccataaaacatatgtctgtgtgaaccatatctaggatattgggcttcctagatggagagaaacttttgaaggaaactctatgttgcttaccaactaatcaatctgtgcatgtcttcaaatccgtggactttaagccctggagatcgattgtcttggagagaacttgcatgccattctgacttaagtgaccaagtctcttatgccaaagctgtgctgaacaatcattaactgcatttgcttctcccccataagacttagtctctgtcacataaagagaaccaaccttctttcctttagctatcaccaaagaccccttagtgagtttccattttccttcaccaaagtaactatgatagccctcatcatcaagaatactagtagagatcaaattcatccgaatatcaggaacatgtcaaacattcttcaaaagtagcttgcacgaagtgttagtatccaaacagacatctccttttctaacaatcttacacgtaacatggtttcccaacgtcactgaaccaaactgtccactagtgtaagaagcaaatatatcacaacgattggtgacatgataagaagcacatgagtctaccacccattgtgtatcttgagaaacaaggttgatactatcattgtcgtaaacaatatcgatgtcgttaTCACCCACATttgcaaccttactacttccatcttgcttattctccttttgttcccgtttcaaagatctgcactgatacttcttgtatcctggcttgccacaatgataacatgtaatctcttttctcgagctggatgttccccgtgacctgtctgaactgccactgcgattctttggagttttacttttacttctaccccttttctcagtcacgaacacctgacttggagtcgagaagccctgttcttttcttctagcctcttcattcagcacgctctctttcatcattttcaaagtgagcttaccttgtggaacaaaattggtaattgaaaccacaagtgtttcccaactatcaggcagggagttaatcaaacacatagaatgaagttcatcatcaaatttcattcctatcgcagccaactcatttagaatcccctgaaaagtatttagatgctcagacatagaagacccatcttgatattttaaTGAGCAAAGCTTCataaatagaaatgctctgttttgagtgttgttctttTCATACagttcactcaaaatagtccacactttatgagcattaacctcagtagccacatgttgatacacactgttgtcaacccattgcctgattttaccaactgcctttctgttcagcttcttccaatctccatctgtcatagcctctggtttgcctttatcacccaaaatagtgtcttcataatcataattacacaataagtcctccatccgtgacttccagattgtgtaattggtagctgtgagtttgatcatcgttccattactactcaacgattcttccatttgaattatacaagaatcaccaccaaacgaactcagctctgataccacttgttggagaaatcgaataatagcacctgtttagcaattcataaataaacaagctacaacaaggcctaacaattctttttcccttttgtgtaatcaaataggcagccaaaacaattgagcatcaaacaatcaaacaatcaaagaaacagagagcaggacaccaagattttacgtggaaaacccaaattaggtaaaaaccacgggacacttcggccacttaaatcatccactatatcaaatgagtatacaatgtagttcaatacaagcatagaggtaatctaacagaagttatcaattgacctcatcctaacttgtcattcacatacattatcatcatcactaaagatggctaaccaaatggagaagagataaaggaaatcagaagaagaacttgctgcttcaatggagaaagaactgcttcaatggaggaagaactgctagaagagagagagagagagagagaaaaatcaaCCCAAAAACTACTGTGTTTTTTTttcccttaattaaatatgccctaatgggctttattaatttgttaggcccagctgccaaaAGAGAGCTGACCCAACACAatgtatattattatagttGAATGGttgaaaacttaattattaagagTAATGTTTAGGTATAACTATAAGTTTTGTGTAGATTCATAGCTCAATTGTAGAGCACAATAACTCAGGCTTTTGAGGAgtgggaaaaattgtttgaattcTATGGATGCATGCCAATGTTATGTTCCTTTGGCTTGGTACAACACTAATGATGACATTCCTAAATCTGTATCCAAATTAAAAGTTGGTTACTTAATTGTCGCACATGAAAAAATTACCCGCAATTTTTAAGATCTCACTAATAAGCACACATAGTAATGAGTTCGAGTCTTCACACTCAAATCACTAAAAGCGAAGTTTTGTACTATAAGTTGGGACAAGTGTCTTTGGTCATATATTGTTCACATAATATTTCTcaagtttgttttttaatttacatagGGAATATAATAAGTATCTCTTGAAGCCTACCAAGACCAACCGCTTATTTTCCATTAACAATGTTTTACCTCTATTTTAACAGGATGATAATGGAGCGGATTGAGGCAGAGTGTACATTTATTATTCCTGTCCGTTCTATTTCgggaattttttaatatcattccCACCATATTCTGTTTCATGAAATCTCCACGGGCAccgtttatactaattttaaaaaattaaaattatttatgaaaattttatataagataatagttttatataatatatgttaacatattataaattcttattaatatacagaaataaacttaaaaccgaatatataaatatattagtgatgttatatatttaattatgtttattagtaTTCGGGGCAAGTACACAAATATCATCGTCGTCCCATCCCTGATCAACTACCGGTCAAACTAGTAAACAAAACAtcaaaataagataattaagataaaaaactGTAGAGAGGATTCAGATGGAAAGTAGAGCGGATTATAATTGTCATAGTTGACCGTTAATCCTTGCTAAAAAAAAATGGGCAGGcaaattttagtttgatatttttgacaAGGGTTATCCAGTCTCAATTATTCATTTGGCTTCGCCAAGATATATCTGTGAATTCATCATGATGTTTTTGATTATATAGGTTATTCTATTCTATATATAATTCTGCTGGCTACACAACAAAGAGCAGAAAAATTGTTGTCtgaatatatttgtaaatattaatacatGTGAATGAATATCTATTAATTCTGAAAAATAATGTCATATAATtagtctatttttatttaataaagagaCAAATAAACCGTGGTCATCGACCGCAGTCCTCTTATTATATTTCACATTACAAAATTAGTAGTAGTTAGATAATGACATCCTTTTagcaacaaaaaaaaagataataatagaAGATAATGACATcacatgtattattattattattattttattattattattaaattgcaTGCAGATTTTTTCACGTGGttctattataaattatgtagaTCGTCCCAAGAAAGCAATAAATCTAACGACAGCATATCTTGCATGGTGGGTCATTTCTTTGTTtggctagtttttttttatataaatatttttatattaaaaaatatttataaatattatctaatttagTTTTGGGACAACCAACTATTATTAATCTATAAATTTCATATTAGATTTActttaaaataacattattttattttgttgctAATTGCTTTAATTTGtccttttttttcctttctttttgtGATCTACGTCATTTTTGCAATGAAATGaatttcattaacaaaaaaaaaataacattgttTTATAAATAGTGATTATtgttgataaataattatatttttgagaaGAGGATAAAAAACAATCTAGTCTTAATCTGAGATTGATTTGGTTTCATTATTAAAAGTTTGGTTCATTATGGTGAATCTAGCATCTAgatcttataattaaaatattaaagtgatCTTTCTTCATAtgtaattttcatatattaaagtGAGCTAGGTAGTTattataatacaataattatacACATAATTTAGAGGAGTAATTTAAAGGAGGTGGGAAAGTAATTGAAACAAAAGTCTTCTCTTGAAATGAATGATAAGAACTAAAAAAATGGCTCTTGATCTAGATTTTCAGCTAAAAAAATAGGAAGCTAAAAACACTAAACAGCACGTAGATGGTATAAGTTCCTATAACCGAGTTTCACTAAAAAGAATCGATtaaaaatgaatcaaaacaCCTTGGCGGCGCTTATAATTATATTACCGGCGTATACATAAGGGTCGCTAGACTAACTCCAAACCGAATTTTCGCGACGCATAATTAAGCGTCGGTAATATTTTGTGCGGCGCTTTTTCATCGGTAAAAGTCGTTTAAGTGTCGACAAAATGTATTTTTGTTGTGTGAACCCAAGAACCAACTCACAAATATAACATGATGAGATCAAAATCAGTAAAAGCTTTGTGTCGCCAAAGTCGGCAACAAGGGGGACTtccttcaatttaaaataacataaaaaaatcttttaaaaacaaacattAGGATCAACAAAAAAAGCTTAACAATTTAGTTGTCAATCTCGATACGCCAACCAGAACAACTCTAGCAGGTGCAAACCCGGGGTAATGCCCTCCTTGACATGATCTGAATAGGGGAGATATTTCCAAAAAAGAGGACAGGCTATTAATGTCCTCTCATCCGGCATCCCATAACATGGCTGAGCATCTAAAGTAATCATTCTTCCAACTAAAGATATACTTTTTTTCAAGTTTTCTAGTAAGATCATCTATTTTGGTATTTGAGGAAATAAATTGTCATTATATTTGGTCACATCCAGTTGTTATACCATCTATGTCACTATTATTGTGAATTCAAGATCAgcttacaaaaaataattatctcaaaaaattatatatatatatatatatcaattttttctatatatacatattaatttcACTTGAGATATTGTTGATGAAAACTAAAAAATGTTGAGATATAATTCTTATTCACCTATATCTATAATGGCTAGATATAGATATTATtgtcaaaatattaaacaattttagattatttgaaaactaatattttgtcagaatcacaattattttttaaatcatcaaagtaaaaaaacatatccaagtgattttgtttatatttatttgataccAAAAGTGTGactgaattaaataaataaaaatttaggtgaagagtgaataaaaataataatattttataaacttttagatcaagttaacaaaacaaaattgataaattttgtTGACACATTATTTTGTCTGACTAATTGAACATTTTTAAGTTTTGATTTAACCTTTTATGTTAATTCCTTTTCATCTTAAATAACATAAAGCCAGCTCAACAATGAGTGGATTCCTATTACATGATGGTATGGgggcaaaataaaataaagaaatggaCAAAAATAGTAGGGTCTCCTTAATTATTAACAACAATATCAATATCACCATAAtcattcaattaaattattggCTATCTTTTGAAGATACATCACCCCATTAGCCTTATGCTCAGAAGATGATCAATAATTTTCATTCTTCTAATTTCCATATcttggaaaagaaaagaaaagaaagatggGTTTTAGACATGGTTCTTGGAATGTTTTCctcaatcttcttcttttcatggtaaatattttattcaacaatataacttttttattataccATATTCATGTACAactaagtaatttttttattcaattatgtAGTTTCTTCATGGAAGTTGTCAATCCATCAAATTATCTTCCGGGGGAGAGGATGATCATCATAATCAAATGGTCTCGGACGCTCATATTGAAATGGTAGTTCATCACGATCACCACCATCATCAAGGCCATCACATGATGATGGATGATCCATCGGTGATTGTGTTTTTTACTTTTGATGATCTTAAGGTTGGGAACACAATCCCTATCCACTTTCCTAAAAGGGACCCTTCTTCCTCTCCTCATTTCTTACCAAGAAAGGAGGCTGAATCTCTCCCTTTCTCATCTCAAGAGCTTCCTTCCCTTCTTagattcttctctttctctccaCAATCCCCACAATCCATAGCCATGGAAGAAACCCTTAAAGATTGTGAGAGAAATCCAGCCATAGGTGAGACCAAGTTATGTGCTACTTCTTTGGAATCCATGCTCGACTTTGCACGTGGTGTCCTTGGATTCAATCATGTCTCGAACATCCAATCCGTATCCACCATTCATCTGACGAAATCAGACATTCTTTTCCAAAACTTCACGATCATGGATTTCTCTGAATACAACGCGGCTTCAAAAATCGTGCCTTGTCATTCCATGCCATACCCTTTTGCGGTGTTCTATTGCCATTATCAAGTGGGAGAAAACAGAGTGTTTAAGGTATTTTTAAAGGGTGAGAATGGAGATAGAGTGGAGGCTGTTGCGGTTTGCCACTTGGATACTTCCAATTGGAGCCAAACCCATGTGGCATTTCAGGTGTTAGGAACGGAGCCTGGTTCTTCATCGGTGTGTCATTTCTTCCCTGCTGATCATCTTGTTTGGATTCCATCTACACCAGCTTTGAATTGATTAATGTGATATTGAGTCCTCCAACCATGTATTATCACCaccataataataatgtaattaattattgatgCTTTTATATTGGTAATGTGTCATAGTAATAATGTAACATGGTTGTTTACTATATAAAGTGCTATGTAATAAGAAAACaatgttattttaatgttatttgcCTATGTCCTATTTAATTCCAACTTTCTAAAAAATTGTGAAGacttttaattcaattttaccTAATATTGGTGACaagttcaacaaaataaaactaacaGAAAATGAATACAAGATAGGTTTATCTAAACGAATCAAAATATGTCGTAACAACTGAAATTGATACTAATCTTAGTACTTTAGGGGTAAGatctgttttttctttcttaagaGCTTTATAGTTTACATCACATTGAAATTTTTGTGTCTTTTCTTTCATCCTCTTGCTGTTTCtctaagatatttttaatagatttatCAATTTTTCGCATCAAATTTCTTGAGTTGTTCCTTCTTTAAATTATCTAATCTTCTCTAATCATGCAATCAATCCATTCATTTTCCATGTTCTAAGAAACGCATAGAGAGCTGTTGTACATCTCATCAATCTTGTCCTCACCTCTAAGAAACGCATAGAGAGCTGTTGTACATCTCATCAATCTCGTCTTCACCTCTAAGAAACGCATAGAGAGCTGTTGTACATCTCATCAATCTCGTCCTCACTCACTTATGTACAGAAGGTTCTGAAGACGGGCCTCCTTAGCCTCAACCCGACTCAATGAATGAATTATGTCTGCTTCTCTAAGAGCCTCCATCTTGAGATAACCTTTGGGTATGATCTCTATTTTTTCATTTCCAAATCAAAATCCACGACTAACAAATTATCATCCCCAAAATGTGTCTCCTTAACCACCTCCctcgaagaaggtaatgaaggagatcgatacactgatgaggaactttatctggggcagtagaggaagaagaggaggaaaaaagtcaaatggaccgctctctacaaacTGAAGGACGAGGGAGACATCGActtatttaaatagaaaaagtaCTATTGAATCCAAGCAATAACagaaattatatattgaaatagtatttttaaaagGTAACACTATTGAAATAGTtctgaaaaatatatgtttcattactttttttttttatttgaacacATGAACATGAACATGATCAATACGCTTACAACTTAACACTAGAACATTTATTCATTTGGGACTAATCACACAAACACAAAAGATGAACACAAAGACAATGATAGAGGTAGGTTTGTATTATCTTCTTACACCTCCCTATGCAGAGGGATAAGCGGTCACATCCGGCCTCGGCTCAAAGTCATTTAGAAAGACCCGGCCACTCTTATCAACAGCCGGATAAGAGGTCACGTCCGGCCTTGGCTCAAAGACCTTTACAAAGAGCCGGTCACTCTTATCTGCAGCCGGATAAGAGGTCACGTCCGGCCTTGGCTCAAAGACCTTCACAAAGAGCCGGTCACTCTTATCTGCAGCCGGATAAGAGGTCACGTCTGGTCTCGGCTCAAAGTCCTTTAGAAAGAGCCGGTGACTCTTATCAGCAGCTGGATAAGAGGTCACGTCCGGCCTCGGCTCAAAATCCTTTAGAAAGAGTCGGTCACTCTTATCAGCAGCCGGATAAGAAGTGACCGATCTCGGCTCAAAGCCCTTTAAAAAGAGTCGGTCACTCTTAACAGCAGCCGGATAAGAAGTGACCGATCTCGGCTCAAAGTCCTTTAAAAAGAGTCGGTCACTCTTATCAACAACAGCCGGATAAGAGGTGACGTCCGGTCTTGGCTCAAAATTCTTTAGAAAGAGCCTTCCACTCTTATCAGCAGTCGGATAAGAGGTCACATCAGGCCTCGGCTCAAAGTTCTTTACAAAGAGTCGACCACTCTTATCAGCAGCCGGGTAAGAGGTGACGTCTGGCCTCGGGTCAAAGTCCTTTACAAAGAGTCGACCACTCTTATCAGCAGCCGGATAAGAGGTCACGTCCGGCCTCGGCTCAAAGTCCTTTAGAAAGAGCCGCTGGTCATTTTTATCAGCAGCCGGATAAGAGGTGATGTCTGGCCTCGGCTCAAACACATTATTGAACTTGGTTAGTCTTTCCCTCCTGTATTCTTCTCCTCCAGCCTCTATTCTTGCTCCATTACTCCTGCTTGAAAGCTATATATATTTGCGACTTATTAATTAGTagttcatcaatcaaattataacaataaacacataaatgaaattttaatacccaccagaagaagaagaagaagcataAATGATGATAAACAAACTATGAAATTAGCAGAAGATGCCATATATGTATCTTGAACAAAACTgatgattcaaattataatccTCTCCATTATTTATACTCATCAGATCACTATAGTACCTCTCTTGAGATTAAGGTCATGTTTGGTATTAACTAGTtcacttattatttatatacatactACATAGAAAAATAGTAAATTGATGGTAAAGATTTCGACCAAGCAAATTCAATTAAGAGCACTtacattgaaataaataaataagattttatttgtttgatttttttacaccgttttaatgattttttcgtTGTCGTTGTCGtgtacttaaataattattaatttcagaATATTATTGTATGTactgtttaaaataataataaaaaataagattgaaaaaCCTAATTAGCCGAAATAAGATTAATATGTTTCATtctttaatcttataattttcCATGATTTATCTCTTCTGTCATAAATATAGTTGATGGCATGCTCCCTAGTACAAACAAACTATAtagccaaaaaaaaaatatttccacAAACATGAAAAAAGACAAAGGAGAAAAAcggataaataattaaaaggaaaaaaataatttgaacaaatttttaatgataaaaaatctCTAATTTAGGAGAAAAATGACTTTTTTGTATTGTTGtttattataatgaaaaaaaaaattacaatgattgagtatctaaaatatttaattatgcaaaaaatcatttctagacataaataatgatttaattagattttgaaagtataaataaattaagattgtTGTACAGTGGTTGgctaatcaattaaaaaaagttatatccTATCTAACTAACATATATAGagttcctttttttttttccaaatcataaatattgaattaattattgaaCTCACAGAAAATAActttttctttagtaaatgttatttatttttcttttaaagtaGAAAATCAAAGGTCCATAACTCAATCCATcgttataaaaaacaaatatcaattatgaatattatagttaaattgttgaaaacttaataattattaagagtaataattagttataactATAAGTTTTGTGGGGATTCATAGCTTTATGAGTTGAGTCTTCACACTCCGATCACTGAATGGGAAGCTTTTGCTCACATAATATTTCTctagtttgtttttaaattaacaaagGGCATATAATAAGTATATCTGGAAGCCTACCAAGACCAACCACTTACTTCGAGAATGTTTTTAATACCATCTCCGGCCTGTACGATTTCAGAAAAATTGtctatgataaaattatataaaatgttaattttatataatatatataatagtatattgaaaattcatattaatataaataaataaacttaaaactgaatacataaatattttactaatattatatatttagttatgtTACTAGTGTTCGGAACGGAATCGGGACAATTACATATACATAAATACAGTCATCGTCTCATCCCGGTCAAACTAGTAAAAAAAACCATTGACATACTTGATTCTTAACCGTTAATCCTTGCTAAGAAAATGGGGCATCACCAAAGagcaaattttaatttgatatttttgacaAGGGTTACACCCAATCTCAATTATTGATCATATGGCTTTGCCAAGATATATCTGTGCATTGATCATGATGTCTTTGATATTGTAGGTTATTCTATTCCATATATAATTCAGTCGGCTACACTACACAGCAAAGAGCagaattattgttatttgaatatattcttaaatattaattaatgtctGTGAATATCTATTAATTCTGAAAAATAATGTCATATAATTAGactatttttatgttaaaaagaTGGACAAATAAACCGAGGTCGACATCAACCCCAGTCCTCTTATTATATTTGACTAAAACAAATAGTAGTTAGATAATGACAACCTTCtagcaaaaagaaaatataatcacatcccatgtattattattattattattattattattattattattaaattgctGCAGCTTTTTTCACGTGGATGTATTATAGAGATTATGTACATCGTACCAAGAAAGCAATAAATCGACAACAATGATAGGTCACATCATGCATGGGTCTAACTTGAGGTgggcataatttgggtttatcTAAACTTAATCTtaactcaaacccaaaatattaatttgggttggttaatataaGTTGGGTTGAGTCAGGGTCGACTCTGAAAATTTGGGACcctattcaaatttaaattttgacccctgaaatagtaattttttttaaaattttaataatataaactgagatataaatttttaatatattataataaaaaaataagagataaaaa
Proteins encoded in this region:
- the LOC124917931 gene encoding BURP domain protein USPL1-like, giving the protein MGFRHGSWNVFLNLLLFMFLHGSCQSIKLSSGGEDDHHNQMVSDAHIEMVVHHDHHHHQGHHMMMDDPSVIVFFTFDDLKVGNTIPIHFPKRDPSSSPHFLPRKEAESLPFSSQELPSLLRFFSFSPQSPQSIAMEETLKDCERNPAIGETKLCATSLESMLDFARGVLGFNHVSNIQSVSTIHLTKSDILFQNFTIMDFSEYNAASKIVPCHSMPYPFAVFYCHYQVGENRVFKVFLKGENGDRVEAVAVCHLDTSNWSQTHVAFQVLGTEPGSSSVCHFFPADHLVWIPSTPALN
- the LOC124917924 gene encoding organ-specific protein S2-like isoform X2; protein product: MASSANFIVCLSSFMLLLLLLLSSRSNGARIEAGGEEYRRERLTKFNNVFEPRPDITSYPAADKNDQRLFLKDFEPRPDVTSYPAADKSGRLFVKDFDPRPDVTSYPAADKSGRLFVKNFEPRPDVTSYPTADKSGRLFLKNFEPRPDVTSYPAVVDKSDRLFLKDFEPRSVTSYPAYPAADKSDRLFLKDFEPRPDVTSYPAADKSHRLFLKDFEPRPDVTSYPAADKSDRLFVKVFEPRPDVTSYPAADKSDRLFVKVFEPRPDVTSYPAVDKSGRVFLNDFEPRPDVTAYPSA
- the LOC124917924 gene encoding uncharacterized protein LOC124917924 isoform X1 → MASSANFIVCLSSFMLLLLLLLSSRSNGARIEAGGEEYRRERLTKFNNVFEPRPDITSYPAADKNDQRLFLKDFEPRPDVTSYPAADKSGRLFVKDFDPRPDVTSYPAADKSGRLFVKNFEPRPDVTSYPTADKSGRLFLKNFEPRPDVTSYPAVVDKSDRLFLKDFEPRSVTSYPAAVKSDRLFLKGFEPRSVTSYPAADKSDRLFLKDFEPRPDVTSYPAADKSHRLFLKDFEPRPDVTSYPAADKSDRLFVKVFEPRPDVTSYPAADKSDRLFVKVFEPRPDVTSYPAVDKSGRVFLNDFEPRPDVTAYPSA